One region of Zingiber officinale cultivar Zhangliang chromosome 7B, Zo_v1.1, whole genome shotgun sequence genomic DNA includes:
- the LOC122007398 gene encoding BES1/BZR1 homolog protein 2-like — MDPGEETMAKVKRGCIKETAGPWRVRRRGRDGAVKTSDRWPSPRERENNRHREQQRRRVAAKIYAGLRAHGNYQLPKHADQNDVLKALCQEAGWHVEEDGTIYRKSLEQNRASILGSPIVDKSSDHGKPGKSPSIADIITNEDEDTTHHFLAIKRSKLSN; from the exons ATGGATCCCGGAGAGGAAACTATGGCGAAGGTTAAGAGGGGATGCATAAAGGAGACAGCTGGGCCATGGAGGGTGCGGCGGAGAGGGCGAGATGGGGCGGTGAAAACGTCGGACCGGTGGCCAAGTCCACGGGAGAGGGAGAACAACCGCCATCGGGAGCAGCAGCGGCGGAGGGTGGCTGCGAAGATATACGCGGGGCTGAGGGCTCACGGCAACTACCAACTGCCGAAGCATGCAGACCAAAACGACGTGCTCAAAGCATTGTGCCAGGAGGCAGGGTGGCACGTTGAGGAAGATGGAACCATTTACCGCAAG TccttggagcaaaacagagccaGCATCCTTGGGTCGCCCATTGTTGATAAATCCAGCGATCATGGCAAGCCAGGAAAGTCTCCTTCAATagctgatataataacaaatgaAGATGAAGATACGACACATCATTTCTTGGCTATTAAAAGATCGAAGCTTAGTAATTGA